In Tenacibaculum pacificus, a single window of DNA contains:
- a CDS encoding glutamate-cysteine ligase family protein encodes MKKQIVSDFKKSFNFDKNQSSRGIGIECEIPIVDKKGNAVSLPIVQQMFTYLASLGFELEKDKFSDLFIAAKKTNKKSSSKYKFCTDLITTDTGYSIIEVVLAPQNNLQAIESKLMDLLFLLTTFFENQNCFLLGYGIQPLTYPSRKMQMPQERYSFFEKFSTNNIIPKDKGTDSSFLNITASSQCHIEISADDAIKATNVLNAFSGLQIALHANSPIWGGAIDTKHKAKREMVWDFCFPDRLNQIGIPPVFDSKEMYIEYLLNFKPLVVKRNKQYYKILNKNTFNEFLENTTPTIGSSLAGKKETIKPHTDDIQQLIPFSWFNARLVPKYGTIESRMCCQQPLSEMLTPVALTLGLIENLEAAKKLMEKYPIEKWRDIRNNTAQNTLNTFIDGESIIPLVLQLVNIANEGLKKRNLQEEIFLKPLYKRIKERKSPADLAIQIFKNKGINGLIEYTSFNKEAFSPKHQNLYKNTLKSVINND; translated from the coding sequence ATGAAAAAACAAATAGTTAGTGATTTTAAAAAATCATTTAATTTTGATAAAAACCAATCCTCACGAGGTATTGGTATTGAATGTGAAATACCTATTGTTGATAAAAAAGGAAATGCAGTTTCTTTACCTATTGTACAACAAATGTTTACTTATCTAGCAAGCCTAGGTTTTGAATTAGAAAAAGATAAATTTTCTGACTTATTTATCGCAGCAAAAAAAACAAATAAAAAAAGCTCATCAAAATATAAATTCTGTACAGATTTAATTACTACAGATACTGGATACAGTATTATTGAAGTTGTTTTAGCTCCTCAAAATAATCTACAAGCTATTGAATCAAAGCTTATGGATTTATTATTTTTATTAACTACTTTTTTTGAGAATCAAAATTGCTTCCTGCTTGGCTACGGCATTCAACCACTTACCTATCCTTCTCGAAAAATGCAAATGCCTCAAGAACGGTATTCTTTTTTTGAAAAATTTTCAACAAATAATATCATTCCAAAAGACAAAGGAACAGATTCTTCTTTTCTTAATATTACAGCTTCAAGTCAATGTCATATTGAAATAAGTGCAGATGATGCTATTAAAGCAACCAATGTTTTAAATGCTTTTTCAGGCTTACAAATTGCGCTACACGCTAATTCACCAATATGGGGAGGCGCAATTGATACTAAACATAAAGCTAAAAGAGAAATGGTTTGGGATTTTTGTTTTCCTGATAGATTAAATCAAATTGGAATTCCTCCTGTATTTGATTCAAAAGAAATGTACATTGAATATTTACTTAATTTTAAACCTTTAGTTGTCAAAAGAAATAAACAATATTATAAAATTTTAAATAAAAATACATTTAATGAATTTCTAGAAAATACAACACCAACAATTGGAAGCTCATTAGCTGGTAAAAAAGAAACAATTAAACCACATACTGATGACATTCAACAATTAATTCCTTTTAGTTGGTTTAATGCTCGTTTAGTTCCTAAATATGGAACTATTGAAAGCCGAATGTGTTGCCAACAACCTTTAAGTGAAATGTTAACACCTGTTGCTTTAACTTTAGGATTAATTGAAAATTTAGAAGCTGCTAAAAAATTAATGGAAAAATATCCTATCGAAAAATGGAGAGATATAAGAAATAATACAGCTCAAAATACCTTAAATACTTTTATTGATGGAGAAAGTATTATTCCACTTGTTTTACAACTTGTTAATATTGCTAATGAAGGCTTAAAGAAAAGAAATTTACAAGAAGAAATATTTTTAAAACCTTTATATAAAAGAATAAAAGAACGTAAATCTCCTGCCGATTTAGCTATTCAAATTTTTAAAAACAAAGGAATAAATGGACTTATCGAATATACTTCTTTTAACAAAGAAGCTTTTAGTCCGAAGCATCAAAATTTATATAAGAATACTTTAAAAAGCGTAATTAACAATGATTAA